One window from the genome of Candidatus Didemnitutus sp. encodes:
- the lspA gene encoding signal peptidase II — protein sequence MSVTKPAIAPAQSQIQNPKSKIERTLAYRRLWLVAFGVYVLDQLTKLAIEARLPYPTYGPPAHVPVIDGFFNLVHVGNTGAAWSILSGRGHWLGLLAVATLIAIYFWRHTLGLRNGIVQLCFGGLCGGTVGNLTDRLRVGHVVDFLDFHFGSYIYPSFNVADMGIVCGVFGYILWSLKQPAESGR from the coding sequence ATGTCCGTGACCAAGCCCGCGATAGCGCCTGCCCAATCCCAAATCCAAAATCCGAAATCCAAAATCGAGCGCACCCTCGCCTATCGCCGCCTCTGGCTTGTCGCGTTCGGTGTCTACGTGCTCGACCAGCTCACGAAGCTGGCGATTGAGGCGCGTCTGCCCTACCCGACTTACGGCCCACCCGCGCACGTCCCGGTTATCGACGGGTTCTTCAACCTCGTGCACGTCGGCAACACCGGCGCGGCTTGGAGCATTCTCAGCGGTCGCGGCCACTGGCTCGGCCTGCTCGCCGTCGCGACCCTGATCGCGATCTATTTCTGGCGCCACACGCTCGGGCTGCGCAACGGCATCGTGCAACTCTGCTTCGGCGGACTCTGCGGCGGCACCGTCGGCAACCTCACCGACCGCCTCCGCGTCGGCCACGTGGTCGACTTCCTCGACTTCCATTTCGGCAGCTACATCTACCCGTCGTTCAACGTCGCCGACATGGGCATCGTGTGCGGCGTCTTCGGCTACATTCTCTGGTCGTTGAAGCAACCGGCGGAATCCGGGCGGTAG
- a CDS encoding YicC family protein, which yields MNSMTGFGRGSAQFGTHAITVQVNSVNRRGLDLTMALPDAWDAMESAVAEAVRKVVVRGKVHVVVEVTGGFEAGWDEEAITETLDRLRSLAQARGVPFAPTAELLWEIASSQGGGGKLGTVEQAWPAVEQALLAALRGLGAMRAKEGEALLVDFLGRIEKLHGHVEAIAQRAPHVAPGYREQLMQRLRAAGLELDVSDERVLKEVALFADRCDVTEEITRLRSHFGQLRELLRSEGEVGRKAEFIIQEIGREIHTIGSKANDLQISQRVIECKNELERVREQMANVE from the coding sequence ATGAATTCGATGACCGGCTTCGGCCGCGGATCCGCCCAGTTCGGCACACACGCGATCACCGTGCAGGTGAACTCGGTCAATCGGCGCGGCCTCGACCTCACGATGGCCCTGCCCGACGCCTGGGATGCGATGGAGTCCGCCGTGGCGGAGGCCGTGCGCAAAGTCGTCGTGCGCGGCAAGGTCCACGTCGTCGTGGAAGTGACCGGCGGATTCGAGGCCGGTTGGGACGAGGAGGCCATCACGGAAACGCTGGATCGGCTGCGCTCGCTGGCGCAGGCGCGCGGCGTGCCGTTCGCGCCGACGGCGGAGTTGCTCTGGGAGATCGCCAGTTCGCAGGGCGGCGGCGGCAAGCTCGGCACGGTGGAGCAGGCGTGGCCGGCGGTGGAGCAGGCGTTGTTGGCGGCATTGCGCGGGCTCGGGGCGATGCGCGCGAAGGAGGGCGAGGCGCTGCTGGTGGATTTTCTCGGGCGGATCGAAAAACTGCACGGGCACGTCGAGGCGATCGCGCAGCGTGCCCCGCATGTGGCGCCGGGCTACCGTGAGCAGCTGATGCAGCGCTTGCGCGCGGCGGGGCTCGAGCTGGACGTCAGCGACGAGCGCGTGCTCAAGGAGGTGGCGTTGTTCGCCGACCGTTGCGACGTGACGGAGGAAATCACGCGGCTGCGGAGCCATTTCGGCCAACTCAGGGAGCTGTTGCGCTCGGAAGGTGAAGTGGGCCGCAAGGCGGAGTTCATCATCCAGGAGATCGGTCGCGAGATTCACACCATCGGCAGCAAGGCGAACGACCTGCAAATCAGCCAGCGCGTGATCGAGTGCAAGAACGAGCTCGAGCGTGTGCGCGAGCAGATGGCGAACGTGGAATGA